Part of the Thermodesulfovibrionales bacterium genome is shown below.
CGACCACACACTCCTCAGGCCCGATGCAACCCCCGGTGATATCAGAAGGCTCTGTGATGAGGCGAGACTCCACGGTTTCTTCTCCGTATGCGTAAATCCTTTTTATGTCCGGGCGGCCAGGGAAGCCCTCGGAGGGAGCGCCGTCAGGACAACGACCGTGATCGGATTTCCTCTCGGGATGACCCTCACAAAGGTCAAGACCTTTGAAGCACTGGAATCCGCGCTTGCCGGAGCCGATGAAATTGATATCGTTATGAATGTCGGCATGGCGAAGTCAGGCCACTGGGATATCGTGACAAAGGACATCGATGATGTTATCGCCGCCACCGGGGGAATCGTCCACAAGATCATCATCGAGACATGCTATCTCGACGGGGAGGAGAAGAGAAAGGCATCGGAGATGGTCCTCGAAACAGGTGCGGGATTCGTCAAGACATCCACCGGCTTCGGCCCCGCAGGAGTGACGATTGAGGACGTTGCCGTCATAAAGACCGTCGTCCGGAACAGGTGCGGGATCAAGGCGGCAGGCGGCATCAGGACATTGTCGCAGGTCAAAGAGTTGATCTCTGCAGGTGCAACGAGAATAGGGACATCGGCCGGAGTAGCGATCATGGAGGAAGCGCAGAGAGGGCATGATATTCGACATCAGGGGGCGAGGGAACGGCCCTGACGCGCTGTCAGCGATCATTCGCGGCCGCGCTTCCCGTTCCGACAGGTTCCCCGCGGTAGGCGTTCCTTTTCTGCAAAACAGACGATGTCTGAAGCTTCGCAGACGTGGACTATCTTCCGGATTTCCATTATAATCGTAAAGGCAAGGAGCTGCACTGAGTCCCGCTCTTTCTCGATCAGCAGGGGGCAGAAGGGCCATCGGTCCGGTCAGCCCTTTCCGCGTTTGAAGCCATTCAAAAGGAGGTGCGCGCGTATGGTCAGATATGTCGGAAGAATTGCCCCGTTCGTTCTCCTCGCGTCGTTTTTCATCGGCTGCGCCACAGTGAAGGATGCTCCCTTAGTCGAAGGCCCTAAACCGAACCCGTTGCTCGTCGGCGTGACCCCTGACTCCCCTCCCATGATTTTCAGACTGAACGGAGAAATCTCGGGAGCGGAGGCAGACATGGCGCGCCGGCTCGCGAAGGAACTCGGCCGGCCTCTCGAATTTGTGGATCTTGGATGGGAGCAGGAGATCCCCGCTCTCCTCGAAGGGAAGACCGATATCATCATGTCAGGCATGACGATAACCGATGCGAGAAAGGTAAGAATCAATTTCACCTACCCTTACCTCAAGAGCGGCCTCGTGATAGCGATGCGTGCGGGAGATGCATCGAAGTACACTTCCGTAAAGAGTATCTTGGATGATTTTCCGACTACGGGAGTGATAAAGGGCACAACAGGCGAAGCATACGTCCGAAAGAATTTTCCGCCGGCGATAAGAATCGTGGCCGTGCCGAACATAAAAGACGCTGTTCTTGAACTGAGGCAGAGAAGGATCGACATCATTGTTCACGACGCCCCTGCGATAGTCTGGATCGTCTCGGAAAACGAGGCAGAAATAAAGGGCCTTTGGGAGCCGCTGAACGAGGAAGACCTCGGGTGGGGAGTGAGACGGGACGACGAGGAATTCCTGGACCGAGTGAACACGGTTCTGAGAAACTGGAAGAAGGATGGAACATTGAAGGAGATCCTTCTCAAATGGCTCCCCTATTGGAAGAATTTCGATTAGTCTGAGCATGGCGCTTCTCGTGACTTCATTCAGTCGAAGCGTGTCTCGGGCGTGTCGCGGCGGCATCCGAAGGGGGATTCGCCTCTTTGTCGTCCTCTGCCTCCTCTGCCCTGCCGGATTCCTGTCTTCTCAGGCGGCATCGGCCCAGAAGTTCCCCCCGATCATTCAGGAGAAAGGGACGTCCTCAGCGCCACCCCTGCAGGCGGCACTTCCGTCGACTGATGAAGATATTGATGAGACGATAGCGCGGCTCGAATCCCGGATAGCCGAACTCCGTCAACTGTCCGCAGCGGCATCGGAGGCCGTCGCATCCGAGGCGGGGGGAGTATTCGGCGCAACTCCCGACGAGATAAGAAACCGCCAGAGAATCATCAGCGAGACCATCTTCCTACTCGACAGGCATGTCAAGACCCTGAGGGATTTGAGGGATATCCGGAAAACAAACAGTGACCATGCAGGGGAGATAAAGGCCTGGAAGGGCTTCAAGGAGAAACCTCCCTTCCCCATTTCGTTTCTCGACAGCCTGCGTGACGCTATCCTCAACCAGAGACTCGACTTGCAGGCCCTCGAGATGAGACTCCCGTCGGCAAGAGAGGACCTCAGGCAGTTTACAAAGAATCTGAAGGAGAGCCGCAAGGAACTGCGTCTCGCTCAAGAGCGGTTCGACAAGAGCAAGGGTACCCCCTCGGAATTGAGACAGCGCTGGCTCCTCGATCTGATACGGCAGAAGAACGAACTGAACGAGGCAGGTGCGGCGTCGGCCGAAACCCGCAGGCTCGAAACAGAGGAAGCTCTCGCCGGTAAGAAGGAGTACATCCGGTTTCTCGAAGAGCAATTGGGCGCAGCTGAGAGGGTCTCTCCCTTTTCGAAGGCTGACCTCGAACTGAAGCTCCAGGAGCTTGACAGCCAGCGCAGGCCGATCGAGAAGGAGATCATTCAGGGCCTGAGAAGAGACGATGATGCGAAAAAGAATCTTCAACAGACGCGCGATGCCTTGAATAAGGCGCTGGCCGAACTGAAGCCGGACCTTCCCCCCAGCCAAAAGCAGATCGATCTCCTGAGTCGTCTGCAGTCCTTGCTCAGCGCGCAACAGGTCGTCACGGAAACCGCCAACGCGAAGGTCGAAATTCTGAAGTTTATGCTCCAGCTGGTCGATACCGCCCAGACGATGTGGGAAGACCGCTACTGGCTTACCCGAAACGATGACCTCATGAAGATCAGGGAGAAATCCGCAGAGATGCGGCGGATTCTCGAAAACGCCCGCACCTGGAAAGACTACATCCAGTCTAGGCTCCTCAATTGGACGACCCTCATTCAGAATCAGAAAGAAAGAATCGCCCGCGCGGAAAGAACGCCGGACGAACGGAAAACGGAGAGTATCATCCTCGGCGCATACGAGGAGCGTCAGGCGATAGTGCTCAGAGCGGCTGAAATGGTTGCGAGGGTCGAACGTTTGGCAAACCTCCTGAACGATGAACTCACGGAGAGGCAGGAGCATGCCCCGGTGGCCGGCCGCATGAGAGAAGCGCTGACCATCTGCCTCTCTTTCATCAAAAAGATCTGGAATACGGAACTCTATGTGGCTGAAGAGACGATCATCGCCGAGGGCACCAAGATCGCAAAACCGATAAGTGTCACCATCGGAAAGGTGATGCAGGCGCTCTTGATCCTGATCGCGGGCACGTGGCTGGCGAGGCACCTGAACAGGCCGATACAGTGGTTGGTGATCAAGACATTCAAGAAGGATGAAGATGTGGCGCAGCAGGTGAGCAAGGTATCGTTTCTCGTGCTCTTCGTCTGCGTGCTCGTCTTTTCTCTCGTCTCGGTGAATATCCCGCTCGCCGTCTTCGCCTTCCTCGGCGGAGCGCTCGCGATCGGCATCGGCTTCGGGGCGCAGCACCTCATCAACAACTTTATCAGCGGGTTGATCCTCCTCTTTGACCGTTCCATTAAGGTCGGCGATATTGTTGAGATAGAAGGACAGGGAGGGCGGGTCACGTCCATAGGCATGCGGAACTCCCATATCATCGGGTTTGACGGTGTGGAATTGCTCGTGCCGAACAGCCAGTTCCTGCAGCAAAAGGTGACGAACTGGACGCTCTCTGACAGGCTGAGGCGTTACTCGCTCTCTGTCGGCGTCGCCTATGGTACACCCACGAAGGAAGTATCGAGATTGATCCTCAGGGCAGTCGAAAACCACGAGTCAGTGCTGAAAGATCCCCTGCCCGTTGTACTTCTCGAAAAATTCGAGGAGAACGCGCTTACATTCTCGGTCTATTTCTGGCTCTACCTGGAGCCTGGACAGGATAACCGCATAGTCTTAAGCGACATACGCCATCGGATCATCGAACTCCTCAACGACGCGAAAATCACTATCGCTTTCCCCCAGCGAGACGTCCATCTCGATTCGGTACGCCCGTTGGAAGTCAAAGTCGTGCCTGCAGCCGACAGCAAGAAATCCCCGGGGGAGTAGCGCGAACGCCATAGCACATTCCATCCGAGTCCTATTCCGGTATCGTCACGAACAGATAGAGCGCCACGCCCCCGAAGATCACCGGCACGAGCCATGCGGAGAATACCGGAGAGAGAATTCCCGTATACCCCATCGAAAGGCAGGCGGTATACCCCAACCAGTACAAGAGACTGATGAATATCCCCATCGCCGTTGTTATGAGGCCGCTCTTTATTTCCCCTCTCGTCGCCAGGGAGACTCCCACGAGAAGCATGATGATATTGATCAGGGGGAAAGAGAGCCGCGAATGGATATCGATGAGAAGCCTCGTGTTCTTGATGCCCGCATCCCTCAACCGTTTCGTGTAGGAAAGGAGCTCCCGGGCGTTCATCTCTTCCGGTTTCTGCATTCCCCTGCCGATGATGTTCGGGGAATCGATGACATCAGACCGGATTTCGCCGAACTTCGTGACCGTACCGCTCTTGATGTTGTAATCCGTTACCCCTCTGAGATACCAGACACCCCTCTCCGGCCGGGAGGAAGAAGGTCCTTCCAAATACCGCCTTCCATCGTCTCCACGAGATTCCAACACGGGCCCCCACTCACCTGAGTCAGCCTCTATCCGGTCCGTAAGCATGTCGCCCTCTATCTTCATGATCGTGACGCCCCTGATGGCTCCCTTATCGGGAAGGTACAAGTCTATCTTGACGATGCAGTCCCTCGCCCGTAACCATGCCGTCCCTTCCTTCACGGTCAGGATCTTCTCCCTCTTCGTGATGGAATCACTCAGCCGGTGTGCCTTCTTGGAGAAGTTCGGTGCAACAAACTCGCTCATGAGGAAAGCGGCGAGCGCGAGGAAAATGCCGCAATAGATGAACGGGACAAGGAGACCCTTGATGCTTCCGCCGGAGGCCTTAATCGCCACGGTCTCCTTCCGTCTTCCGGCCTGTCCGAAGGTGAAGAGACTGCTCAGAAGTGCCGCCACCGGCATAAGGTAAAGGAGGTACCGGGGGACGTTCAGGAGCGAGTAGAGGAGGAGTTTGCTCGCAGGCGGGTTATATTGAATGAACCCTTCGATCTTGTCGACGAGTTCAATCATGCTCGATATGAACCCGAGTCCCAAGGCAATGATGAAGAAGAGGAGAAAGAATTCCTTCAGATAGTATCTCTGGAGCATCGTTATCATCGTGACCCCGCCTTCCGGAAGGCCCAGAGCGAACATGCCCCGAGCAGGGCGATGGGGATCCATGCGCCCACATAGTGCGGCAGGATACCCGAACGAACGGTATTTTCGGCGTAGACGAGGATAATATAAAAGACGGTGAAGACGGCCAGCCCTATCGTGAGTCCCCCGAGCCTGCCTGATTTCCCCGATATCAATGCCAGGGGCGGACCGAGAAACATGAGAAAGAAGCAGAGGACGGGCAGGGAAAGCCTCCGGTGGAATTCCAGGAGAAGCGATATCCTGTCCCTCCGATCCTTCCCGGCAGCCTCCCTGAGCAGTTCTCCTGGCGTCATCTCGGCGTTCTTCCGCATCGGCCCTTCCGCCATCAGGTTCAGGGAGAGTTTATAGCCTTCAAAAAAAATCTCGAGGGAACCTTCACCCTTTGCGATGTGGACAAAGCCGTCTTTGAGAAAGAGGGAAAGGTTGTTCTCACTGTCGGCATAAATCCTCCCCTCGCGGGCCGTGAGCGCCTTCGGTTCCTTCTTGTCTCTCCTGTCGTAGATAAAGATCCCTCTCATCCTGTCCGGTTCAGGTTTGTCCCTGACGAGGATGACAATGTCCTTGAAGGAGGTATTGAAGATCCCCGCCTCTATCGCGAGGGGCGCGCGCTGCATAATGATCTTGATGAGGGCGTCTCTCAGTTTCGATGCGGACAAGGGGCTGATCGAGAAACTGATGAGAAGACCGAAGAGGAAACACCCTGTGCCGAGGACGAAGAGGGGCCTGCAAATATCCCTGAACGGCATCCCGGCTGCCCTGAGCGCCGTAAGTTCGCTGTCGGCATTCATCCTGCCGTACGTGAGGAGAGCCGAGAGGAGCAGGGACATCGGGATCGTCAGGAGCATGAGTTGAGGCTGGATGTAAAACAGTATCCTCGCCATATCCGCAAGCGATGCCCCGACACCCGACAGGAGCCGGCTCAGACGCAAGACCTT
Proteins encoded:
- the deoC gene encoding deoxyribose-phosphate aldolase, which gives rise to DHTLLRPDATPGDIRRLCDEARLHGFFSVCVNPFYVRAAREALGGSAVRTTTVIGFPLGMTLTKVKTFEALESALAGADEIDIVMNVGMAKSGHWDIVTKDIDDVIAATGGIVHKIIIETCYLDGEEKRKASEMVLETGAGFVKTSTGFGPAGVTIEDVAVIKTVVRNRCGIKAAGGIRTLSQVKELISAGATRIGTSAGVAIMEEAQRGHDIRHQGARERP
- a CDS encoding transporter substrate-binding domain-containing protein; the encoded protein is MVRYVGRIAPFVLLASFFIGCATVKDAPLVEGPKPNPLLVGVTPDSPPMIFRLNGEISGAEADMARRLAKELGRPLEFVDLGWEQEIPALLEGKTDIIMSGMTITDARKVRINFTYPYLKSGLVIAMRAGDASKYTSVKSILDDFPTTGVIKGTTGEAYVRKNFPPAIRIVAVPNIKDAVLELRQRRIDIIVHDAPAIVWIVSENEAEIKGLWEPLNEEDLGWGVRRDDEEFLDRVNTVLRNWKKDGTLKEILLKWLPYWKNFD
- a CDS encoding mechanosensitive ion channel domain-containing protein, with translation MALLVTSFSRSVSRACRGGIRRGIRLFVVLCLLCPAGFLSSQAASAQKFPPIIQEKGTSSAPPLQAALPSTDEDIDETIARLESRIAELRQLSAAASEAVASEAGGVFGATPDEIRNRQRIISETIFLLDRHVKTLRDLRDIRKTNSDHAGEIKAWKGFKEKPPFPISFLDSLRDAILNQRLDLQALEMRLPSAREDLRQFTKNLKESRKELRLAQERFDKSKGTPSELRQRWLLDLIRQKNELNEAGAASAETRRLETEEALAGKKEYIRFLEEQLGAAERVSPFSKADLELKLQELDSQRRPIEKEIIQGLRRDDDAKKNLQQTRDALNKALAELKPDLPPSQKQIDLLSRLQSLLSAQQVVTETANAKVEILKFMLQLVDTAQTMWEDRYWLTRNDDLMKIREKSAEMRRILENARTWKDYIQSRLLNWTTLIQNQKERIARAERTPDERKTESIILGAYEERQAIVLRAAEMVARVERLANLLNDELTERQEHAPVAGRMREALTICLSFIKKIWNTELYVAEETIIAEGTKIAKPISVTIGKVMQALLILIAGTWLARHLNRPIQWLVIKTFKKDEDVAQQVSKVSFLVLFVCVLVFSLVSVNIPLAVFAFLGGALAIGIGFGAQHLINNFISGLILLFDRSIKVGDIVEIEGQGGRVTSIGMRNSHIIGFDGVELLVPNSQFLQQKVTNWTLSDRLRRYSLSVGVAYGTPTKEVSRLILRAVENHESVLKDPLPVVLLEKFEENALTFSVYFWLYLEPGQDNRIVLSDIRHRIIELLNDAKITIAFPQRDVHLDSVRPLEVKVVPAADSKKSPGE
- a CDS encoding LptF/LptG family permease; protein product: MDPHRPARGMFALGLPEGGVTMITMLQRYYLKEFFLLFFIIALGLGFISSMIELVDKIEGFIQYNPPASKLLLYSLLNVPRYLLYLMPVAALLSSLFTFGQAGRRKETVAIKASGGSIKGLLVPFIYCGIFLALAAFLMSEFVAPNFSKKAHRLSDSITKREKILTVKEGTAWLRARDCIVKIDLYLPDKGAIRGVTIMKIEGDMLTDRIEADSGEWGPVLESRGDDGRRYLEGPSSSRPERGVWYLRGVTDYNIKSGTVTKFGEIRSDVIDSPNIIGRGMQKPEEMNARELLSYTKRLRDAGIKNTRLLIDIHSRLSFPLINIIMLLVGVSLATRGEIKSGLITTAMGIFISLLYWLGYTACLSMGYTGILSPVFSAWLVPVIFGGVALYLFVTIPE
- a CDS encoding LptF/LptG family permease, whose product is MPLLRLKIIERALLKELTVTFLMSLLSLNFFLLMEKVLRLSRLLSGVGASLADMARILFYIQPQLMLLTIPMSLLLSALLTYGRMNADSELTALRAAGMPFRDICRPLFVLGTGCFLFGLLISFSISPLSASKLRDALIKIIMQRAPLAIEAGIFNTSFKDIVILVRDKPEPDRMRGIFIYDRRDKKEPKALTAREGRIYADSENNLSLFLKDGFVHIAKGEGSLEIFFEGYKLSLNLMAEGPMRKNAEMTPGELLREAAGKDRRDRISLLLEFHRRLSLPVLCFFLMFLGPPLALISGKSGRLGGLTIGLAVFTVFYIILVYAENTVRSGILPHYVGAWIPIALLGACSLWAFRKAGSR